The following DNA comes from Nitrospirota bacterium.
GTCATCGTCCTCCTCCTTCACGAGACTCCGTCCCGCGCGGCCGCAGTCGGACCGGCAACGGGACGGTCAAGACCGGACAACCCGCCGTCCGCACCACTTTTTCGGCCGTGCTGCCGAAAAAGATCTTGTCCACGCTCTCGACCTGGCCTCCATAACTGCCCATCACGACCAAATCCACCCTTTCCATGCGAGCCGTCCGGGCGATCTCGACAAAGGGAGCGCCCTCCGCCAACAGCCGCCGGATCGTCACCCCCTTGGCCTCTTCGAACTGCAACAGCCGACGCGCCTGGAGCCGCGCATGATGTCGTAACCGTTTCTTCTGCCCGGTTTCTTCTGACGGAAGCGCCAGCCCCAGCCTGTTCAACGCGGTCAAGCTCTTGGTATCGATGACGTGCAACAGCAGCACCTCCGCGTGGAACAGACGCGCCAACGACAGCGCGACACGGAACGCCTCCTCCGAGCACGGCGAGAAATCCACCGGGACCAGAATCTTCGAAAAGAGTCTCTCACCCATAAGCACCCTCTCTACGCCCAAACGAGCGAATCGCTCATAGCAAGCCGCGAACAGCCAAGCCGCCCCTTCTTCTCCGCATCTAGCGTCCGGCAAGGGCAAGACACAGAGTGGATTCGCTGCCTGTCCGTCAGGGTCTGCGGAAATAGTCAGCAAGGCCGGTGCCACCTGCGGAGAGCAAACAGCGAATAGCAAGTAGCGAATAGCAAAGGGGGAAATCCCGCGGTAGCCGGCTGCGAGCTGTTCGCTGCCAGCTACCGGCTGAGAAGAAGGGGGAGTCTTGCTACAGTCCCACCTGAGTCCCTGTAGCGGAAGGCCACAAAGACCGTGAATCGTGAGGCGTGACGCGTGGACCGCAGAAAGACAAAGCGGCTGCTCGTGTTCATCAGATGCCCGTGATCTTTCACGCTTGACGGATTCCTCTTAACCCGTTTACCTCTTCCTGCTTACCCCTCTCGCCTCGGCACGGCACCCCTCTTGCTCCGGATTCATTTATGTGAAAGGTCGGGAGGGAGAGACGGATGACGAAAGCAGAGTGGTTACTGGTGGGGGCCGTCCTGTTAGGAGTAGCGATCGTCGTGTACTTCGTCTTCCTCTGCCCAACCGAATGCCACTGACACGACCGGCACGAGGCTCGGGGCAAGGGGTCTAGACACTGCACCGGGAGGAGAAGATGTACTGTGAACGATGTCACGGACTCATGGTAGTGGATTCTTTCATTGATCTCCAAGACGACTCCGGACATCTGTGGCTACGGGCCTGGCGCTGTGTGAACTGCGGCGAGGTGAGCGACCCGGGCATCATCAAGAACCGATCGGCTCACCGGTTCTGGCTTGCCGGGCTTGCCGGGCGCATGTTGTCCAAGTCCAAACGGCCGCGCACCGTTGAGCTGATCCCGCTGGCCGCGTAACGGACACGGCGATGACCACGGCCGCCGATCTGATGACACCCGCCGTGCCGCGTGCGAACCCCGACCACACTGCGGGGCAAACGCTCGCGTCGCTCCGCGAGCAGATATGGACCGAAGTCGGCCACATCTATCTCATCGACGCGGACGCCCGCCTCATCGGGCAGGTGCCGATCGAAACCCTGCTGAGCGCCGAAGCTCACCGCCGCCTTGACGATCTGCGAGGCGCGCCTCCCCTGGAAGTCTCGGCGGAGGACAACGCCGAAACCGTCGCCCTCACGGCGGTGGAGCGGCATGACGCCGACGTCGCGGTGATCGATGCGGAACGCCGGCTGTTGGGCGCGATTCCCATCGGTCGCTTGTTGGCGCTGCTTCACGAGGAACACGTGGACGACTGGCTGCGCATGGGCGGCATCGGAAGGGTCCATCCGGAACCGACGGCCCAGGGCGGCACGTGGACGGCCTTCCGGGCTCGGTTGCCTTGGCTCCTGATGGGATTGGTCGGCGGGTTCCTGGCGGGTGGAATTGCGGAGACGTTCGAGACTTCGCTCAAGCGGGAAATCGCGCTGGCGTTCTTCCTGCCGCTCGTGGTCTATATGGCCGATGCGGTGGGCACGCAGACTGAAACCGTGCTGGTTCGAGCGTTGGCCTATGGGACCGTCCCGTTTGGGCCGCAACTTCTCCGGGAAGCCACCGTCGGCACGCTGATCGGCGGAACGATCGGGCTTCTGGCCGGAGCCGGGCTCTTGTATTGGGATGGACGAGCGTCCGTGGCCGTGATCGTCGCTACAACGCTCGCCGTCACGGCGGTTGTCGCCACAGTGGTCGCGAGCCTCCTTCCGCTGGGCCTCGTCCGGCTCGGAGCCGACCCGGCGCTGGCCAGCGGGCCGGTGGCGACGGTGTTGCAGGATCTTCTCAGCGTGGCAACCTATTTGAGCATCGCCACGGTGATCCTGCGCTGATAGCGCGGGAAAGAGGGCACCAATGTCGCAGTACAGCCGAGGTCCCGACGAGCAGCCCGTGACGCTCCCCGGCCCCGGTGTCCGGCTGGAAGGTGTCCTGGCGGTTCCACCGCGCCCCGTCGGTGTCGTGGCCTTCGCCCATGGGAGCGGAAGCGGCCGATTCAGCCCCCGCAACAATTTCGTCGCCCGGAAGCTCCAGGACGGCGGCCTCGCCACGTTGCTCATCGATCTGCTCGACGAACGGGAAGCGGACGATCGCCGCAAGGTCTTCGACATCGATCTGCTGGCCGATCGGCTTCTACTGGCGAAGGCCTGGCTGGCGGAACGGCCGGAGACCCGGACCCTCCGCCTGGGCTATTTCGGCGCCAGCACCGGCGCCGGCGCGGCGCTGCAGGCCGCCGCGCGTGACCCTTCATCCGTCGGCGCCATCGTTTCCCGCGGCGGGAGGCCGGATTTGGCCGAACGCTATCTGCCCGCGGTGACCGCACCGACCCTCTTGATCGTGGGAGGTCACGACACCCCGGTGATCGAGATGAACCAGAACGCATTTCGGCGCCTCACATGCCCGAAAGAGCTGGTTATTGTGCCGGGCGCCGGCCACCTGTTCGAAGAACCCGGCGCCTTGGAACAGGTCGCGGACCACGCGCAGCGCTGGTTCCTCCGGCACTTCATTCACACGTAGGGAATCGCGAGCGCACGCTCGTCGGATGCGCAAGACCGGAGTCTGGGTCATACTCTGCTTATGGAAGGTCAATTGTTATTGGTCACCGGTCATTCGCGAAGAGCCCCGTATGGCTCCCGAGATCTCCGTGCGTCCGGCCGATAACCATTGACGAATCGCCAATGACCAGAAAATGGAGGAGGCCATGCGGATCTTACTGGCTGTGGACGGATCGGATAATTCGTACGAAGCCCTTCGGGCGCTGGCCCATCTGACTCGAGCCGAACAACTCATCCTGCTTCACGCCCT
Coding sequences within:
- a CDS encoding magnesium transporter, producing MTTAADLMTPAVPRANPDHTAGQTLASLREQIWTEVGHIYLIDADARLIGQVPIETLLSAEAHRRLDDLRGAPPLEVSAEDNAETVALTAVERHDADVAVIDAERRLLGAIPIGRLLALLHEEHVDDWLRMGGIGRVHPEPTAQGGTWTAFRARLPWLLMGLVGGFLAGGIAETFETSLKREIALAFFLPLVVYMADAVGTQTETVLVRALAYGTVPFGPQLLREATVGTLIGGTIGLLAGAGLLYWDGRASVAVIVATTLAVTAVVATVVASLLPLGLVRLGADPALASGPVATVLQDLLSVATYLSIATVILR
- a CDS encoding universal stress protein translates to MGERLFSKILVPVDFSPCSEEAFRVALSLARLFHAEVLLLHVIDTKSLTALNRLGLALPSEETGQKKRLRHHARLQARRLLQFEEAKGVTIRRLLAEGAPFVEIARTARMERVDLVVMGSYGGQVESVDKIFFGSTAEKVVRTAGCPVLTVPLPVRLRPRGTESREGGGR
- a CDS encoding dienelactone hydrolase family protein; protein product: MSQYSRGPDEQPVTLPGPGVRLEGVLAVPPRPVGVVAFAHGSGSGRFSPRNNFVARKLQDGGLATLLIDLLDEREADDRRKVFDIDLLADRLLLAKAWLAERPETRTLRLGYFGASTGAGAALQAAARDPSSVGAIVSRGGRPDLAERYLPAVTAPTLLIVGGHDTPVIEMNQNAFRRLTCPKELVIVPGAGHLFEEPGALEQVADHAQRWFLRHFIHT